In a genomic window of Allomeiothermus silvanus DSM 9946:
- the modB gene encoding molybdate ABC transporter permease subunit — MLEPLLLTVRLAFLTCLTLLLFAAPLGWLFARKDFRGKAILETLLLLPLVLPPVVLGFYILLLLGKNGPLQQWFGFSLAFTFEGVLVGLVLFNLPFALSNYREAFRAIDPTLLETARTLGAPPWRVWREIILPLAAPGLLSGTLLVFANVFGDFGVVLMIGGSLPGETQVVSIYIYELTQALRLQEANLAALVLVMISFVLMYAIRQLEARWKSVIRLATQSPSK; from the coding sequence ATGCTCGAGCCCCTGCTGCTCACCGTCCGGCTGGCTTTTCTTACCTGCCTGACTTTGCTGCTCTTCGCAGCGCCGCTGGGTTGGCTTTTTGCCCGCAAGGACTTTCGGGGAAAGGCTATCCTGGAGACGTTGTTGCTGCTCCCGCTGGTGCTGCCGCCAGTCGTGCTGGGGTTTTACATCCTGCTCCTGCTAGGGAAAAACGGCCCCTTGCAGCAGTGGTTCGGTTTCAGCCTGGCCTTCACCTTTGAGGGGGTGCTGGTAGGGTTGGTGCTCTTTAACCTGCCGTTTGCCCTCAGCAACTACCGCGAGGCCTTCCGGGCCATTGATCCCACCTTGCTCGAGACCGCCCGTACCCTGGGAGCCCCTCCCTGGAGGGTTTGGCGCGAGATTATCCTACCCTTAGCCGCACCCGGCCTGCTTTCAGGCACCTTGCTGGTCTTTGCCAATGTCTTCGGCGATTTCGGGGTGGTGCTGATGATCGGCGGTAGCCTGCCCGGTGAGACCCAGGTGGTGAGTATCTATATTTACGAGCTTACCCAGGCCTTACGGTTGCAAGAGGCCAACCTAGCCGCTTTGGTTCTGGTTATGATCTCCTTCGTGTTGATGTACGCAATCCGGCAACTGGAGGCCCGGTGGAAATCCGTTATACGCTTAGCCACCCAGTCTCCCTCCAAGTAG
- a CDS encoding ABC transporter substrate-binding protein — MKRVLMLGMVAALSLGSAQQTKTVNLLWSGAITGPTSDVGGPYGAGVEDYCKYANEQKLIPSFTINCTVRDDQYQNPITQRIFEEALDRAKPAIYLGYSTGAMLQLKPLIQEVKMPTIPASAHIGLIEPPNNTYIFLPVSSYSEQIVALMEYIHRELKKNARIALVVNPSPFGRAVVDHAKRAAQRLGQTIVAVQEVGANNLDNTALLRNLDSQNVEFILHQNVAGPVANILKDAKRLGLDKKIRQMGAVYTGGSDLIRLAGDAAEGYLWASSYYTLDENVPGITLQKQLAQKYGRSTDILGSTNYTAGMLAAAIAVEAMKRAAQRFNGRIDNETVYQAIIGMNGPNAFKPGFAVSTKSGIEIDFTKSEQTGAEGLRVLEAKGGKFVPITEPFTSALFRQVRNP; from the coding sequence ATGAAGCGAGTGCTGATGTTGGGGATGGTTGCAGCTTTGAGCTTGGGGAGTGCCCAGCAAACCAAGACGGTCAACCTGCTGTGGTCGGGGGCTATTACCGGGCCGACTTCCGATGTGGGGGGGCCTTATGGGGCTGGGGTGGAGGACTATTGCAAGTACGCCAACGAGCAAAAACTGATCCCTAGCTTCACCATCAACTGCACGGTGCGCGATGACCAGTACCAAAACCCCATTACCCAACGCATCTTCGAGGAGGCCTTGGACCGGGCTAAACCGGCCATATATCTAGGGTACAGCACGGGGGCAATGCTCCAGCTCAAGCCGCTCATCCAGGAAGTCAAGATGCCGACTATCCCGGCTTCGGCGCATATCGGCCTTATTGAACCGCCCAACAACACCTACATCTTCTTGCCGGTGAGCAGCTACTCCGAACAGATCGTAGCCCTAATGGAGTATATCCACCGCGAACTCAAGAAGAATGCCCGCATCGCCCTGGTGGTGAACCCTAGCCCCTTCGGACGGGCGGTGGTAGACCACGCCAAGCGGGCTGCTCAGCGTTTGGGACAGACCATCGTCGCGGTACAGGAGGTGGGCGCTAACAACCTTGACAACACCGCTTTGCTGCGCAACCTTGATTCGCAGAATGTAGAGTTTATCCTGCACCAGAACGTGGCCGGGCCGGTGGCGAACATCCTTAAAGATGCCAAGCGCCTAGGGCTCGACAAGAAGATCCGCCAAATGGGCGCGGTTTACACCGGCGGTTCGGATTTGATCCGGCTGGCCGGGGATGCTGCGGAGGGCTACTTGTGGGCCTCGAGCTACTACACCCTCGACGAGAACGTTCCCGGTATCACCTTGCAAAAGCAGCTTGCGCAGAAATACGGGCGCAGCACGGATATCCTGGGCAGCACCAACTACACCGCCGGGATGCTGGCTGCAGCCATCGCAGTGGAGGCCATGAAGCGGGCGGCTCAGCGCTTCAACGGGCGCATCGATAACGAGACGGTCTACCAGGCGATCATCGGGATGAACGGTCCCAACGCCTTCAAGCCGGGTTTTGCGGTTTCTACCAAGTCCGGAATCGAGATCGACTTTACCAAGAGCGAACAGACCGGGGCAGAGGGCTTACGGGTGCTCGAGGCCAAGGGCGGAAAGTTTGTGCCGATCACCGAGCCCTTCACCTCGGCGCTTTTCCGGCAGGTAAGAAATCCCTGA
- a CDS encoding ABC transporter ATP-binding protein, with protein MSTLSARPEDLGPILLEVNNIEVVYKDIIQVLRGVSLKVPEGSITALLGPNGAGKTTTLRAISGLLVPEDGEVVSGTITYQGHNIANQPPERIVLKGIVQVPEGRRVFKHLTVEENLRVGAATRRDSKVREDLERIYHYFPKLGMLKNRLAGYCSGGEQQMLAIGRALLAKPKLLLLDEPSLGLAPLLVREIFEIVHRINAEEGTTVLVVEQNARVALSVAHYGYIMESGKIVLEGTRAYLEQNPDVKEFYLGVAKSGGRRSFRDVKSYRRRKRFM; from the coding sequence ATGTCCACCCTTTCCGCCCGCCCCGAAGACCTGGGTCCGATCCTGCTCGAGGTCAATAACATCGAGGTCGTGTACAAAGACATCATCCAGGTCTTACGGGGGGTCTCGCTTAAGGTTCCCGAGGGATCCATCACCGCGCTCCTAGGTCCCAATGGAGCGGGAAAGACTACCACCCTGAGGGCCATCAGCGGCCTCTTGGTTCCCGAGGACGGTGAGGTGGTATCGGGGACGATCACCTACCAGGGCCACAACATCGCCAACCAGCCCCCGGAGCGGATCGTACTTAAGGGGATCGTCCAAGTGCCTGAGGGGCGGCGGGTATTCAAGCACCTCACCGTGGAGGAAAATCTGCGGGTGGGGGCCGCAACCCGGCGCGACAGCAAAGTCCGGGAGGACTTGGAACGCATCTATCACTACTTTCCCAAGCTGGGGATGCTCAAAAACCGCCTAGCCGGGTACTGCTCAGGGGGAGAGCAGCAGATGTTGGCCATTGGACGGGCCCTACTGGCCAAACCCAAGCTCCTTCTCCTCGACGAGCCCAGCCTGGGGTTAGCCCCCCTGTTGGTGCGGGAGATCTTCGAGATCGTGCACCGCATCAACGCTGAGGAGGGTACTACCGTGTTGGTGGTCGAGCAGAATGCCCGCGTCGCGCTGAGCGTGGCCCACTACGGGTACATCATGGAGTCGGGGAAGATCGTGCTCGAGGGGACCCGCGCCTACCTCGAGCAAAACCCCGACGTGAAGGAGTTCTATCTGGGGGTAGCGAAGTCAGGAGGGCGAAGGTCCTTCCGCGACGTGAAATCCTATCGACGGCGCAAGCGGTTTATGTAA
- a CDS encoding Sec-independent protein translocase subunit TatA/TatB encodes MNLGPVELILILVVILLLFGARKLPELARGLGQSAREFKKGIAEDKDTVEAPKENKPS; translated from the coding sequence ATGAACCTAGGGCCGGTTGAGCTGATTTTGATCTTGGTGGTGATATTGCTGCTATTCGGGGCGCGCAAACTCCCCGAGCTGGCGCGGGGGCTAGGCCAGTCGGCGCGCGAGTTCAAGAAGGGTATCGCTGAAGACAAGGACACCGTCGAAGCGCCGAAGGAGAACAAGCCCAGCTAG
- a CDS encoding acyl-CoA mutase large subunit family protein: MVETLPLFESLPEGYKERLGRPGEYPFTRGIYPRMYLDRPWTMRQYAGFSTARESNARYRYLLSQGQTGLSVAFDLPTQLGMDPDHPLAVGEVGKVGVSIATLEDMKTLFAGIPLDKVTTSMTINAPAMMLLAFYLLTAEEQGVPWDQVGGTIQNDILKEYIARGTYIYPPQPSMRLITDIFAFCAEHVPKWNTISISGYHIREAGSTAAQEIAFTLADGKAYVRAALEAGLAVDRIAPRLSFFFAAHSDILEEAAKFRAARRMWARIMREEFGAQDPKSWMLRFHTQTGGSTLTAQEPLNNVVRTAFEALAAVLGGTQSLHTNAYDEALGLPTEKSALLALRTQQILAYESGITRAVDPLGGSFYVEHLTDTLEAQAQDYLEQVERLGGAVAAVEVGFFQREIEEASWQFQREVETGQRIIVGVNKFVSPNSPLEEATPIQRIDDAINRTRQEEIRRFREARDGQSVRIALEALRTAARGTENLFPYVLEAFRRRATLGEVCGVLREEWGEYQPAY; this comes from the coding sequence ATGGTCGAAACCCTGCCTCTTTTCGAATCGCTCCCCGAAGGCTATAAGGAACGTTTAGGCCGTCCGGGCGAGTATCCCTTTACCCGGGGAATCTACCCCCGGATGTACCTTGACCGCCCCTGGACGATGCGCCAGTACGCCGGGTTCAGCACCGCCCGGGAATCCAACGCCCGTTACCGATACCTGCTCTCCCAGGGTCAGACCGGGCTCTCGGTGGCGTTTGACCTGCCTACCCAACTCGGTATGGATCCCGATCACCCGCTGGCGGTAGGGGAGGTCGGCAAGGTGGGGGTGTCGATCGCCACGCTGGAGGACATGAAAACCCTCTTCGCCGGGATCCCGCTGGATAAGGTCACCACCAGCATGACCATCAACGCTCCAGCAATGATGCTGCTGGCTTTTTACCTGCTCACCGCCGAGGAGCAAGGGGTTCCCTGGGACCAGGTGGGCGGCACCATTCAAAACGACATCCTCAAAGAGTACATCGCGCGGGGCACGTATATCTATCCCCCCCAGCCCTCGATGCGGCTCATCACCGATATCTTCGCCTTCTGTGCGGAGCATGTGCCCAAGTGGAACACCATCAGCATCTCTGGTTATCACATCCGCGAGGCCGGTAGTACGGCCGCGCAGGAGATCGCTTTTACCTTGGCCGATGGCAAAGCCTACGTGCGAGCCGCCCTCGAGGCCGGGCTCGCAGTAGATCGGATCGCCCCCCGGCTCTCCTTTTTCTTCGCCGCCCACTCGGACATCCTGGAGGAAGCCGCCAAGTTCCGCGCCGCGCGGCGGATGTGGGCTAGGATCATGCGCGAGGAGTTCGGGGCCCAAGACCCCAAAAGCTGGATGCTGCGCTTCCACACCCAGACCGGCGGCTCCACCCTCACTGCTCAAGAACCCCTTAACAACGTGGTGCGCACGGCTTTCGAAGCCCTGGCGGCGGTACTGGGGGGAACCCAGAGCCTCCACACCAACGCCTACGACGAGGCTTTGGGGCTTCCCACGGAGAAAAGCGCCTTGTTGGCCTTGCGTACTCAGCAGATCTTGGCCTACGAGTCTGGGATAACCCGAGCGGTAGATCCACTGGGCGGGAGCTTCTACGTCGAGCACCTCACGGACACCCTCGAGGCCCAAGCCCAAGATTACCTTGAACAGGTGGAGCGGCTGGGCGGGGCGGTGGCGGCGGTGGAGGTCGGATTCTTCCAGCGGGAAATTGAGGAAGCGTCTTGGCAGTTTCAGCGCGAGGTCGAGACAGGCCAACGCATCATCGTCGGGGTCAACAAGTTTGTCAGCCCCAATAGCCCCCTGGAGGAAGCCACTCCCATCCAGCGCATCGACGATGCCATCAACCGGACCCGCCAAGAAGAGATCCGCCGCTTCCGCGAGGCACGCGACGGGCAGAGTGTGAGGATAGCGCTCGAGGCCCTGCGCACCGCCGCCAGGGGGACGGAAAACCTCTTCCCATACGTGCTCGAGGCCTTCCGCCGCCGGGCTACTTTGGGCGAGGTCTGCGGGGTGCTGCGCGAGGAGTGGGGGGAGTATCAGCCTGCGTATTAG
- a CDS encoding ABC transporter ATP-binding protein yields the protein MEIRYTLSHPVSLQVDLEVRGFTVLLGESGTGKTSLLRALAGLLPARGEPYAALAPEQRPVGYLPQQFALFPHLKAWQNVAFALGQVHPRHRKRSLEFLEAMGIAALAERYPRELSGGQAQRVALARALAREPQLLLLDEPTSALDVATREEVFGGVLERLRTLGIPTLAASHDPWLAQQADWVGVLDRNGLVQQGSGLEVFARPANLATARLVGFRNLLPGQIEVIVQGIAWVRCQEVRLQAVAPSWTSPGKRVVVGIRSEEVAIAHPGYTEGLCPKENILRGRLAFLKPEGVALRGRFVGVLELDLLLPRRVRDELALEAGQTVEVALDPRYLHLMPEG from the coding sequence GTGGAAATCCGTTATACGCTTAGCCACCCAGTCTCCCTCCAAGTAGACCTCGAGGTGCGGGGCTTTACCGTGCTGCTGGGCGAGAGCGGCACCGGCAAGACCAGCTTGTTGCGGGCCTTGGCGGGACTACTGCCCGCCCGCGGCGAACCCTATGCCGCTCTCGCGCCCGAGCAGCGCCCGGTAGGCTATCTGCCACAGCAATTCGCGCTGTTTCCCCACCTCAAAGCCTGGCAGAACGTGGCCTTTGCCCTGGGGCAGGTGCACCCACGCCATCGCAAACGCAGCCTAGAATTCCTGGAGGCCATGGGTATTGCAGCCCTGGCTGAGCGGTATCCCAGAGAGCTTTCCGGAGGGCAGGCCCAGCGAGTAGCGCTGGCTCGAGCCCTGGCCCGCGAACCCCAACTGCTCCTACTCGATGAGCCCACCAGCGCCTTGGATGTGGCCACCCGCGAAGAGGTGTTCGGAGGGGTGCTCGAGCGCCTGCGTACCCTGGGGATACCGACACTGGCGGCCTCCCATGACCCCTGGCTGGCTCAACAAGCCGATTGGGTAGGCGTACTCGATCGCAACGGCTTGGTACAGCAAGGCAGCGGCCTGGAAGTCTTTGCCCGCCCGGCCAACCTAGCCACGGCACGGCTGGTGGGATTTCGCAACCTTCTGCCAGGCCAGATAGAGGTCATAGTGCAAGGGATCGCCTGGGTGCGCTGCCAGGAGGTGAGGCTGCAGGCCGTAGCTCCCTCTTGGACAAGCCCAGGAAAGCGGGTAGTGGTAGGGATCCGCTCGGAAGAGGTAGCCATAGCACACCCTGGCTACACGGAGGGCTTGTGCCCAAAGGAAAATATCTTGCGGGGAAGATTGGCTTTTTTGAAGCCCGAAGGGGTAGCGCTGCGAGGAAGGTTTGTCGGGGTTTTGGAACTCGACCTGCTGCTACCCCGCCGTGTCCGAGACGAGTTGGCGCTCGAGGCAGGCCAAACCGTAGAGGTAGCGCTCGATCCGCGCTACCTTCATCTGATGCCTGAAGGATAG
- a CDS encoding winged helix-turn-helix transcriptional regulator yields the protein MGHDTRTREILRAVSRQAGWEILLALRQGPTRFSELEEGTQVSPRTLSERLRELVELGLVGRRAFAEVPPRVEYTLTPLGLKLLEALEGLESLLEEHA from the coding sequence ATGGGGCACGATACCCGTACACGCGAGATTCTGCGGGCGGTTTCCCGGCAAGCGGGCTGGGAAATTTTGCTGGCTTTACGCCAGGGCCCTACCCGCTTTAGTGAACTCGAGGAAGGCACCCAAGTGAGCCCCCGCACGCTTTCGGAAAGATTGCGCGAGCTAGTAGAGCTGGGGTTAGTTGGGCGAAGAGCTTTTGCCGAGGTTCCGCCTCGGGTCGAATACACCCTCACCCCGCTAGGGCTCAAGCTGCTAGAGGCCTTAGAGGGTCTCGAGAGCCTCCTCGAAGAGCATGCGTAA
- the minE gene encoding cell division topological specificity factor MinE produces MFWFRKKSKDTLKERLKLTLAYDRAQLPPGKVEQLKNDLIEVLQRHFPAEQEDLEVELEQRGEKMVLVANIPLR; encoded by the coding sequence ATGTTCTGGTTTCGCAAAAAGAGCAAGGACACCCTCAAGGAGCGGCTCAAGCTGACTCTGGCCTACGATCGTGCCCAACTTCCCCCCGGTAAAGTCGAGCAGCTCAAGAACGATCTGATCGAGGTGCTCCAGCGCCACTTTCCTGCCGAGCAGGAAGACCTCGAGGTCGAACTCGAGCAGCGGGGCGAAAAGATGGTGTTGGTGGCGAATATTCCTCTACGCTAA
- a CDS encoding branched-chain amino acid ABC transporter permease, with protein MSDFFQFLISGIAVGSIYALAALGFVLIYKSSRVINFAHGQFIAIGAFAAYALATWAKLPFWLAALLAILATAFLGFAVEKIFLKRMVGQPIISVIMVTIGLASVLDGLMYLTPFGSGNFSYPAFLPQEPLRLAGITISYPQLLAIGFTALFLLLFGWFFQRSTLGISMRAVADDQMASMSVGVSVERVFALAWAVAGLTAAAAGIVVGTVSGLNQDGLIGIGLAVFPAVILGGLDSIPGAVVGGVTIGVLQQLAAGYLNQYVPGGGTEYVLPFVVLLVMLWFKPYGLFGIEEIERV; from the coding sequence GTGAGCGACTTCTTCCAGTTCCTCATCTCCGGCATCGCGGTGGGCTCGATCTACGCCCTCGCGGCGCTGGGCTTCGTGCTGATCTACAAGTCGAGCCGGGTGATCAACTTCGCCCATGGCCAGTTCATCGCCATAGGGGCCTTCGCCGCCTACGCCTTGGCGACTTGGGCCAAGCTGCCCTTCTGGCTGGCGGCTTTGCTGGCGATCCTGGCTACAGCTTTTCTGGGGTTCGCAGTGGAGAAGATCTTTCTCAAGCGCATGGTAGGTCAGCCCATCATCTCGGTAATCATGGTGACGATCGGCCTAGCCTCGGTGCTCGACGGGCTGATGTACCTCACCCCCTTCGGCTCGGGCAACTTCAGCTACCCGGCCTTTCTGCCGCAGGAGCCGCTGCGCCTGGCGGGCATCACCATCTCCTACCCCCAACTGCTGGCCATCGGCTTCACCGCGCTGTTCCTGCTGCTGTTCGGCTGGTTCTTCCAGCGCTCGACGCTGGGCATCTCCATGCGCGCGGTGGCCGACGACCAGATGGCCTCGATGAGCGTGGGGGTCTCGGTGGAGCGGGTCTTCGCCCTGGCCTGGGCGGTGGCGGGGCTCACCGCCGCGGCGGCGGGCATCGTGGTGGGGACGGTCTCGGGGCTCAACCAGGACGGCCTGATCGGGATCGGGTTGGCGGTGTTTCCAGCGGTGATCCTGGGTGGGCTCGACTCCATCCCAGGGGCGGTAGTGGGCGGCGTCACCATCGGCGTGTTGCAACAACTTGCCGCCGGATACCTCAACCAGTACGTTCCTGGGGGCGGCACCGAGTACGTACTGCCCTTCGTGGTGTTGTTGGTGATGCTCTGGTTCAAGCCCTACGGGCTTTTTGGCATTGAGGAGATTGAGCGGGTATGA
- a CDS encoding branched-chain amino acid ABC transporter permease, producing MRNPWAQSGNYRTRYEQDVTIFANYREIVSVVLLLVALGLLPLWLERSQVLVLNFIFIYAIAVLGLNITTGYAGLISVGQAAFVGVGAYTAALTAPYLPFWLTVPMGGLVAAGIGWIVGLPSLRVKHLYLALATLAFQEIFVWSVGRMPALAQGAAIPVEMRNFLGYEINFRNHNFFWYYVILLVLVLMVIAWRNLLRGKYGRALIAVRDNDRAADAMGMDPGRTKLLAFALGAFYGGIAGGLLAYFQRAVVIEEFTLAKSVTFLAMAIVGGLGTVVGSLLGPAFIEYLRLWMERLSEAIKHNPSVQQVIPAGVDLASALLPLAFGLVIVLFLIFEPRGLYNWWRLIRSYFRTWPFKY from the coding sequence ATGCGTAACCCCTGGGCACAAAGCGGCAACTACCGCACTCGCTACGAGCAGGACGTGACGATCTTTGCCAATTACCGGGAGATTGTTTCGGTAGTTTTGCTATTGGTAGCGCTTGGCTTGTTGCCGCTATGGCTCGAGCGCTCCCAAGTTCTGGTGCTCAACTTCATCTTCATTTACGCCATCGCGGTGCTGGGGCTCAACATCACCACTGGCTACGCGGGCCTCATCAGCGTGGGTCAGGCCGCCTTTGTAGGGGTGGGGGCGTACACGGCGGCTTTGACGGCTCCCTACTTGCCTTTTTGGTTGACCGTGCCTATGGGTGGGTTGGTCGCAGCGGGGATTGGCTGGATTGTAGGGCTCCCTAGCTTGCGGGTCAAACACCTCTACTTGGCCCTGGCCACCCTGGCTTTCCAGGAAATTTTCGTCTGGTCGGTGGGGCGCATGCCGGCGTTGGCCCAAGGGGCAGCCATCCCGGTGGAGATGCGCAACTTCCTAGGCTACGAGATCAATTTCCGCAACCACAACTTCTTCTGGTACTACGTGATCCTTTTGGTATTGGTGCTCATGGTGATCGCCTGGCGCAACCTCCTGCGGGGGAAGTATGGGCGGGCCTTAATCGCCGTGCGCGACAACGACCGCGCCGCCGACGCGATGGGTATGGACCCTGGGCGTACCAAGCTTTTGGCCTTCGCTTTGGGAGCTTTTTACGGGGGCATTGCGGGGGGGCTCCTGGCTTACTTCCAGCGGGCAGTGGTGATCGAAGAGTTCACCCTGGCCAAGTCGGTGACCTTTTTGGCCATGGCTATCGTGGGAGGCTTGGGCACGGTAGTGGGAAGCCTTCTCGGTCCGGCTTTCATCGAGTACCTGCGGCTTTGGATGGAGCGGCTTTCCGAGGCCATTAAACATAACCCTTCCGTCCAGCAGGTGATCCCCGCAGGGGTGGACCTGGCCTCGGCCTTGCTTCCCCTGGCTTTTGGGTTGGTGATCGTGCTTTTCCTGATTTTCGAACCCAGGGGCCTTTATAACTGGTGGCGGCTCATCCGCAGCTACTTCCGGACGTGGCCGTTCAAGTATTGA
- the minD gene encoding septum site-determining protein MinD, whose translation MNARAIVVTSGKGGVGKTTTTANVGAALAKLGEKVVVIDVDVGLRNLDVVMGLEGRVVFDLIDVLEGRCKLRQAIIKDKRIESLHLLPASQTKDKESLDPARFKETVKLLLEEEGFDRVLIDSPAGIEMGFQTAATPAEGALVVVNPEVSSVRDADRIVGLLEAREVRENRLVINRLRPKMVQRGDMLSVDDVVEILGLKPIGIVPEDEQVLVSTNVGDPLVLRNGSQAGLAFMDIARRIRGEEVPFPSFEEKAGFFGALRKLFGGS comes from the coding sequence GTGAACGCACGGGCCATTGTGGTGACTTCCGGGAAGGGCGGGGTGGGCAAAACCACCACCACCGCCAATGTAGGTGCGGCCCTCGCCAAGCTCGGCGAGAAGGTCGTAGTAATCGACGTGGACGTGGGGCTTCGCAACCTCGACGTGGTGATGGGGCTGGAGGGGCGGGTGGTCTTTGACTTGATCGACGTGCTCGAGGGCCGCTGTAAGCTGCGCCAGGCTATCATCAAGGACAAGCGCATCGAGTCCTTACACCTGTTGCCCGCTTCCCAGACCAAGGACAAGGAGTCGCTCGACCCGGCCCGCTTCAAGGAAACCGTCAAGTTGCTGCTCGAGGAAGAGGGCTTCGACCGGGTGCTCATCGACTCCCCCGCGGGTATCGAGATGGGCTTTCAGACCGCCGCCACCCCGGCAGAAGGGGCTTTGGTGGTGGTCAACCCGGAGGTCTCGAGCGTGCGGGACGCCGACCGTATCGTGGGGCTCCTGGAGGCCCGTGAGGTGCGGGAGAATCGGCTGGTGATCAACCGCTTGCGGCCCAAGATGGTGCAGCGCGGGGACATGCTGAGCGTGGATGACGTGGTGGAGATCCTAGGGCTCAAACCCATCGGAATCGTCCCGGAAGATGAGCAGGTGCTGGTTTCCACCAACGTAGGGGATCCGCTGGTGTTGCGCAACGGCTCGCAAGCGGGGCTGGCCTTTATGGACATTGCCCGCCGCATTCGCGGGGAAGAGGTTCCTTTCCCTAGCTTCGAGGAAAAGGCCGGTTTCTTCGGCGCGTTGCGCAAGCTCTTTGGGGGTAGCTGA
- the rodA gene encoding rod shape-determining protein RodA, producing the protein MVRRVSLLAYDWTLIVLVLAIHTVGLITLRSASPGEFAQQVFFSLAAISAAVLLQLLSRRQIVSWAFLLYGLAIVLLGLVLVVGREVNGAKAWFVLGPVRFQPSELAKLALILTLARWLAVRPLQGLLDYILPGMLLLPLMGLIVIQPDLGGTLVLIAIWMGVLFVRGLPWKHILVGVVLAVPLSYFVVWPHLKPYQQERILAGFDPSRDPLGSGFQVTQSKIAIGSGGLFGKGYGEGTQTQLGFVPERQTDFIYAVLSEEWGFVGAVGLLALYALLFWRLAAMALECSRLEDRLIIAGVLAMLSFQVMVNIGVTLGLAPVTGLTLPLVSYGGSSLLTTYIALGLVLLVHRDRYRDI; encoded by the coding sequence ATGGTTCGCCGGGTCTCCCTACTCGCCTATGACTGGACGCTCATCGTGTTGGTGCTGGCCATCCATACGGTGGGTCTGATCACCTTGCGCAGTGCCTCCCCGGGGGAGTTCGCTCAGCAGGTCTTCTTCTCGCTAGCAGCCATCAGTGCGGCAGTGCTTTTGCAGCTCTTGAGCCGTCGGCAGATCGTCTCCTGGGCTTTTTTGCTCTACGGGCTGGCGATCGTGCTGCTAGGGCTAGTGCTGGTGGTAGGCCGGGAGGTGAACGGGGCCAAGGCATGGTTCGTGCTCGGCCCGGTGCGTTTCCAGCCCAGCGAGTTAGCCAAGCTGGCCCTGATCCTGACCCTGGCCCGTTGGCTGGCGGTGCGCCCCTTGCAGGGTCTGCTCGATTACATCCTGCCGGGAATGCTGCTGCTACCTTTGATGGGCCTCATCGTGATCCAGCCCGATCTGGGGGGCACCTTGGTGCTCATCGCCATCTGGATGGGAGTTCTCTTCGTGCGGGGACTGCCCTGGAAGCACATCTTGGTGGGAGTGGTGCTGGCGGTGCCGCTGTCCTATTTTGTGGTTTGGCCTCACCTCAAGCCCTATCAGCAAGAGCGCATCCTGGCCGGTTTCGACCCCAGCCGCGACCCTTTGGGCTCGGGTTTCCAGGTCACCCAGTCTAAGATCGCCATCGGCTCGGGGGGACTCTTTGGCAAGGGCTACGGGGAGGGTACCCAGACCCAACTAGGCTTCGTGCCCGAGCGTCAGACGGACTTCATCTACGCAGTGCTCTCGGAGGAATGGGGATTCGTAGGGGCGGTGGGGCTTTTAGCGCTTTATGCCCTTTTGTTTTGGCGGTTGGCCGCGATGGCCCTCGAGTGCAGCCGGCTCGAGGACCGCCTGATCATCGCCGGGGTGCTGGCTATGCTGTCCTTCCAGGTCATGGTGAATATTGGGGTCACTTTGGGTTTGGCTCCGGTCACCGGTTTGACCCTTCCCTTGGTTTCCTATGGAGGCAGCAGCCTGCTCACTACGTATATCGCGCTGGGACTGGTGCTCTTGGTGCACAGAGATCGCTACCGGGACATATAG